A window of Lacibacter sediminis contains these coding sequences:
- a CDS encoding GH92 family glycosyl hydrolase — protein sequence MFKRKVTIMALAISCVAAVSAQVKDLVQYVNPLMGTLSKPDLSNGNTYPAIGTPWPMNMWTPQTGDNGNGWQYTYTADKIRGFKQTHQPSPWMNDYGVFSIMPVSKKSVFKQEQRASWFTHKTETAQPHYYSVYLADHHITTEITPTERAAIFRITYHSTDSAFVVVDAFRRGGYIKIIPEENKIVGYSTYHARGRLKNFANYFVLQFNTPFTFKKVWSKDAYVDGLEVKADTTGAVIGFNITKANQQVIVKTSSSFISIEQAELNLKNEVGSKNFEQVKTETKKYWNTVLSKIQVEGATEEQLKTFYSCYYRAVMFPNKLYEKNADGEIVHYSPYNGKKEKGYLYGGTGFWDTFRALYPFLNLAYPSINKEMQEGLLNAYKEGGFLPEWSSPGFADIMVGNNSASVVADAYLKSAKINDINKLYEGLLNGANNEGPVHAVGRYGVKYYNALGYVPYNVKINENVARTLEYAYDDFTIFKLAQKLGRPASEIELYAQRSLNYRNLFDKERKLMRGKNAQGDFQSPFNPLKWGDAFTEGNSWHYTWSVFHDIDNLANLMGGRKQFANMLDSVFSLPPIFDDSYYGGTIHEIREMQIANMGQYAHGNQPIQHMIYLYNYAGESYKTQYWVREAMNRLYKPTPDGYCGDEDNGQTSAWYLFSAMGFYPVCPGSDQYVIGAPLFKKVTLTLEDGKKFVINAAANSDANRYVKSQTLNGAAYSKTWLSYFDVIKGGSFTLNMSSAPDKARVTKESDLPYSFSKDEKALYDKVKGIQPPGLSTITLPAKPDTIAKNGLTLYMIDEESSLTKEFKQRMIDAFFLQYPKLIQKYNLNAKKAINFVIDQKYDGVAVTTADNRIVYNPAWFHKNPEDIDVVTHELMHVTQAYKFNNVPGWVTEGIADFVRATEGINNVKGKWAMPELQATHSYKSAYRITARFLLWITQKYQKDFVVKLDDAARTNKYSQEFWKTNTGKTVDELWTEYTASPKVEITYN from the coding sequence ATGTTTAAAAGAAAAGTAACGATCATGGCGCTGGCCATATCATGTGTGGCGGCAGTATCAGCACAGGTAAAAGATCTTGTTCAATATGTAAACCCGTTGATGGGTACATTATCAAAACCCGATTTATCAAATGGGAATACCTATCCTGCCATTGGCACTCCGTGGCCGATGAATATGTGGACGCCGCAAACAGGCGACAATGGTAATGGCTGGCAATACACTTACACGGCTGATAAGATCCGTGGATTTAAACAGACACATCAACCTTCTCCATGGATGAATGATTACGGTGTATTCTCTATTATGCCGGTTTCAAAAAAATCGGTTTTCAAACAGGAGCAAAGGGCAAGTTGGTTCACACATAAAACAGAAACAGCTCAGCCACATTATTACAGTGTATACCTGGCTGATCATCATATTACAACAGAAATAACTCCAACAGAACGTGCAGCGATCTTCCGCATCACTTATCATTCAACTGATAGTGCATTTGTGGTGGTGGATGCATTTCGCAGAGGTGGTTATATCAAGATCATTCCCGAAGAAAATAAAATTGTTGGCTACAGTACCTATCATGCAAGAGGACGTTTGAAAAACTTCGCCAACTATTTTGTACTGCAATTCAATACACCATTCACCTTTAAGAAAGTCTGGTCGAAAGATGCGTATGTGGATGGACTGGAAGTGAAAGCAGATACAACCGGTGCAGTGATCGGTTTCAATATCACCAAGGCAAATCAGCAGGTGATCGTGAAAACATCTTCTTCCTTTATCAGCATTGAACAGGCTGAGTTGAATCTGAAAAATGAAGTTGGCAGCAAAAACTTTGAACAGGTAAAAACAGAAACAAAAAAATACTGGAACACGGTATTGTCGAAAATACAGGTAGAAGGAGCAACAGAAGAGCAATTAAAAACATTCTACTCCTGCTACTACCGTGCAGTGATGTTCCCGAACAAACTATACGAGAAAAATGCGGATGGAGAAATTGTGCACTACAGTCCGTACAATGGAAAAAAGGAAAAGGGCTATCTCTATGGTGGCACAGGTTTCTGGGATACATTCCGTGCATTGTATCCTTTCTTGAACCTCGCTTATCCTTCCATCAACAAAGAAATGCAGGAAGGTTTGTTGAACGCTTACAAGGAAGGTGGTTTCTTACCTGAATGGAGCAGTCCGGGCTTTGCTGATATTATGGTGGGGAATAACTCAGCTTCTGTTGTTGCAGATGCATATTTAAAGAGTGCAAAGATCAACGATATTAATAAATTGTACGAAGGCTTATTGAACGGCGCCAACAATGAAGGTCCTGTGCATGCAGTTGGACGTTATGGTGTGAAGTATTACAATGCCTTGGGTTATGTGCCGTACAATGTAAAGATCAACGAGAATGTTGCACGTACATTGGAATATGCATACGATGATTTCACCATTTTCAAACTGGCGCAGAAGCTTGGCCGCCCCGCATCTGAAATTGAATTGTACGCACAGCGCTCACTCAACTACAGGAATCTGTTTGATAAAGAACGGAAGCTGATGCGTGGTAAGAATGCACAAGGCGATTTTCAATCACCATTCAATCCATTGAAATGGGGAGATGCGTTTACAGAAGGTAACAGCTGGCACTACACCTGGAGTGTGTTTCATGATATTGATAACCTCGCAAACCTGATGGGTGGACGTAAACAGTTTGCAAACATGCTCGATTCTGTTTTTTCATTACCCCCAATCTTCGATGATAGTTACTATGGCGGTACCATTCATGAGATCCGTGAAATGCAGATCGCTAATATGGGACAGTATGCACACGGTAATCAACCGATCCAGCATATGATCTATCTCTACAATTATGCAGGTGAATCGTACAAAACACAATATTGGGTGCGTGAAGCAATGAATCGTTTGTACAAACCAACTCCTGATGGTTATTGTGGTGATGAAGATAACGGACAAACATCTGCCTGGTATTTATTTTCGGCAATGGGATTTTATCCTGTTTGCCCGGGAAGCGATCAGTATGTAATAGGTGCGCCGTTGTTTAAGAAAGTAACCTTGACACTGGAAGACGGAAAGAAATTTGTGATCAATGCAGCAGCCAACAGTGATGCCAACCGTTATGTGAAATCACAAACATTGAACGGCGCTGCCTACAGCAAAACATGGCTTTCTTATTTTGATGTTATCAAGGGCGGCTCATTTACCTTAAACATGAGCAGCGCACCCGACAAAGCAAGAGTAACAAAAGAATCAGATCTGCCTTATTCGTTTTCAAAAGATGAAAAAGCATTGTACGATAAAGTAAAAGGCATTCAGCCTCCGGGTTTATCAACCATTACTTTGCCTGCAAAGCCTGATACCATTGCAAAGAATGGATTAACACTTTACATGATCGATGAAGAAAGCAGTTTAACAAAAGAATTCAAACAACGTATGATCGATGCATTCTTTCTGCAATATCCCAAGCTCATACAGAAGTATAATCTCAATGCAAAGAAGGCCATCAACTTTGTGATCGATCAAAAGTATGATGGAGTAGCAGTGACAACGGCTGACAATCGCATTGTATATAATCCTGCATGGTTTCACAAGAATCCCGAAGACATTGATGTGGTAACACACGAACTGATGCATGTAACGCAGGCGTACAAGTTCAACAATGTTCCGGGCTGGGTTACAGAAGGTATTGCTGATTTTGTGCGAGCAACAGAAGGGATCAATAATGTAAAAGGCAAATGGGCAATGCCTGAATTGCAGGCAACACATAGCTATAAAAGTGCGTACCGTATTACTGCACGTTTCCTGTTATGGATCACGCAGAAATATCAAAAAGATTTTGTGGTAAAGCTGGATGATGCTGCACGTACCAATAAATACTCGCAGGAGTTTTGGAAAACGAATACCGGTAAAACTGTGGATGAATTATGGACGGAGTACACAGCAAGTCCAAAAGTAGAGATCACTTATAATTAG
- a CDS encoding BT_3987 domain-containing protein, giving the protein MQKNNFYKFIAVLLLSSTIAACNKPADVVLPNEGSVYMPQAVGTRSKVDLLFTSTNTRQDLVFGAAYGGVKVAGSDNSVSFVVDAAKVAAYNAANGTNYTLLPASSYELSGLNTVIPSGSTSSTPLTLTVKTNTVTTGIRYMLPITLTSASSGEIVSTLQTTYFRFDTLLKKSIDVTGLGTLTVSNENNGGPDNGEGSPKLVDNDYNSKYLFQTWTTALATNGGAWFKLQFGTAVAVGAYTITSANDAASRDLKDWKLQGSNDNTTWVDIDTRTGEMFPARYLTRRFEVPGTPQAYTYYRIFMTANNGSSLVQIGEWRLIRYE; this is encoded by the coding sequence ATGCAAAAAAATAATTTCTATAAATTCATTGCAGTGCTGTTGCTGAGCTCTACCATTGCCGCCTGCAACAAACCCGCCGATGTGGTATTGCCCAACGAAGGTTCGGTTTATATGCCGCAGGCAGTTGGCACAAGATCTAAGGTTGATCTGTTGTTCACATCAACCAACACAAGACAAGACCTGGTATTTGGCGCAGCATACGGTGGTGTTAAAGTTGCAGGGTCTGATAACTCTGTTTCATTTGTTGTTGATGCCGCAAAGGTGGCTGCTTATAATGCAGCTAATGGCACCAATTATACTCTGCTGCCGGCCAGCAGTTATGAATTGTCTGGTTTAAATACCGTGATCCCTTCCGGATCAACCAGTTCAACCCCGCTTACATTAACGGTAAAAACAAATACAGTTACAACAGGTATACGTTACATGTTACCGATCACTCTTACCAGTGCATCAAGCGGAGAGATTGTATCAACCTTACAAACTACGTATTTCCGTTTTGATACATTGCTGAAAAAGTCGATTGATGTTACCGGACTTGGAACATTAACGGTCAGTAATGAAAATAACGGAGGTCCGGACAATGGGGAGGGCTCTCCTAAACTGGTGGATAATGACTACAACTCTAAATATCTATTTCAAACATGGACCACAGCTTTGGCTACAAATGGTGGTGCGTGGTTTAAATTGCAGTTTGGTACTGCTGTTGCTGTAGGTGCATACACAATCACATCTGCTAATGATGCTGCATCACGTGATCTTAAGGATTGGAAACTCCAGGGTTCAAACGACAATACAACATGGGTTGATATTGACACACGAACCGGTGAGATGTTTCCGGCACGCTATCTCACAAGACGTTTTGAAGTGCCGGGAACACCGCAGGCTTATACTTATTACAGAATATTTATGACGGCCAATAACGGCAGCTCACTTGTTCAGATCGGTGAGTGGCGTTTGATCAGGTACGAATAA
- a CDS encoding sensor histidine kinase yields the protein MFKGNRIFLFKVIAIICTLILCLVQLIHIRNIYKLEEKVYNIDEKKIIKTAYEESIVNDKVFPGAVKIIDSILYKEFDNLETFALHNTDAFKNLSARLCDTLFKALNEANNMDVFLDSIKKKHNLSANLEYALFIEHFAIAIEPNQYFTLFSSTEPDYKTTVPYLQHHGARIGGTLKTYSPQTLASALKVSATTARSYRMNFALYCDRPDRLQQIVYKTLPQTILSVFSIIAILTIFFLTFANWIRQKKASEMKSDFINTISHEFQTPLTTIIIANKTIENENQIIKSQKLDNLHNIIKRQSERLTILMQQVIETGGEKPVRLVLEKHHINNELEEIISDYRINLDLANANITFENKTDEDLVLLDKLHFTSIILNVLDNSVKYNHKSLKEIIVTTYAKSSQTIAISIKDNGDGMSSKVKRKMFLKFYRNPSLVTSNAPGIGLGLYHSKQCLDAHGWDYEVISKEQVGTEFIIYIPIISGEL from the coding sequence ATGTTTAAAGGAAACAGGATTTTTTTATTCAAGGTTATAGCAATTATCTGCACACTCATTCTATGCCTGGTGCAGTTAATTCATATACGTAATATTTACAAACTTGAAGAGAAGGTGTATAATATTGATGAAAAGAAGATCATTAAAACGGCTTATGAAGAAAGCATTGTAAATGACAAAGTATTTCCTGGAGCTGTAAAGATCATTGACAGTATTCTTTATAAAGAGTTTGATAACCTTGAAACGTTTGCCTTACACAATACGGATGCATTTAAGAACCTTTCAGCTCGTTTGTGCGATACCTTGTTCAAAGCTTTGAATGAAGCCAATAACATGGATGTATTTTTAGATTCGATCAAGAAAAAGCATAACCTCAGCGCCAATCTTGAATATGCATTATTTATTGAGCATTTCGCCATTGCTATAGAGCCTAATCAGTATTTCACGCTATTTTCAAGTACTGAGCCTGACTATAAAACTACTGTGCCTTATTTACAACATCATGGAGCCAGGATCGGCGGTACATTAAAAACCTATAGCCCGCAAACGCTTGCTTCTGCATTAAAAGTAAGTGCAACAACTGCACGTAGCTATCGTATGAATTTTGCTCTGTATTGCGACAGGCCTGATCGTTTACAACAGATCGTTTACAAAACGCTGCCGCAAACAATACTATCGGTGTTTTCGATCATCGCTATACTTACTATTTTCTTTTTAACCTTTGCCAATTGGATCAGACAAAAGAAAGCGAGTGAAATGAAATCGGATTTTATCAATACGATCAGCCACGAATTTCAAACACCATTAACAACCATCATTATTGCCAATAAAACCATTGAAAACGAAAATCAGATCATTAAGAGTCAAAAGCTCGACAATCTTCATAATATCATCAAACGACAAAGCGAACGTCTTACGATACTGATGCAACAGGTCATTGAAACCGGCGGCGAAAAACCCGTCCGGCTTGTATTGGAGAAACATCATATCAACAACGAGCTGGAAGAAATTATTTCGGATTACCGCATCAATCTTGATTTGGCAAATGCTAACATAACATTTGAAAATAAAACTGATGAAGATTTGGTGTTGCTCGATAAACTTCACTTTACGTCGATCATATTGAATGTGCTCGACAATAGTGTTAAATACAATCACAAATCGTTAAAAGAAATTATTGTTACAACTTATGCGAAAAGCAGTCAAACGATTGCGATCAGTATAAAAGATAACGGTGATGGAATGAGCAGTAAGGTAAAACGAAAAATGTTTCTTAAGTTTTATCGTAATCCATCGCTGGTAACCAGCAATGCGCCTGGCATAGGGCTTGGCCTGTATCATTCCAAGCAATGCCTTGATGCACACGGATGGGATTATGAAGTGATCAGCAAGGAACAGGTTGGCACGGAGTTTATCATTTATATCCCGATTATATCCGGTGAATTATAA
- a CDS encoding SusC/RagA family TonB-linked outer membrane protein, with product MSKTIACKPFLCLLLCFSLLAVGATAQNTIRVSGVVKDRLDKVISDVSVTIQGNNKVGTTTNEKGEFTLQVSASDVLVFSYVGFIEVTRPVNNNFFFEVIMDAKQGSQEEVVVVGFGKAKKVSLVGAQSTVNVTELKQPVANLSTVLAGRVSGIVGVQRTGLPGENTADLWIRGISTFGPNGSGALVIIDGVQGRDINSLDPEDIASFTILKDASATAVYGVAGANGVILINTKKGKAAKAVLKFNYNQGITAFTKLPQLTGAESYMRLRNEARVASGLAAEYSQAYVDSTLKGNQPYLYPNVDWMKEIFNNSGVTRRFNFSASGGAELANYYVALAYYDEESLLKSDGSQSYESDQRFKRYNFTSNINMNWTKTTKFDLGLQGYITNLNTPGFNAQQAFREVMQTTPILYPVMYPGNLVPGINAANAQRNPYEEITQTGYINNSSNQVYSNAKITQDLKAILPGLSAYALYSFDAFNSQTISRTRQRNTYKINPVTPYNPDGSVNLLPVITSGSDNLAYSRANGGNRSYYLEAALNYDREFKKEHRVTGLVLYNQRSYIDAFAANLTASLPFRSMGVAGRGTYSFQEKYFAEVNFGYNGSENFAPEKRFGFFPSIGVGWVVSREKFFEPLEGVFQFFKLRYSDGLVGSGAGGRRFGFLTIVTDGAAGYTWGNGTSNQGSGGGVQIQDYGAPVQWSKSRKQDLGIEFKTLDSRLSIILDFFKEHRTGVFLQRASLPSYVGLNNNPFGNLGVINNAGFDATVETTPFYWGETKWDFRGTVTYNRDMIMENDQPVQPYPYMERRGYNALSTYGYTALGLFTDQREIDNAADQTPLGGKPRPGDIRYKDLNSDGLINNLDISRIGNGDVPNWIYGFGFNVEFKRFYLGAFFQGVSGADRLLGGDGIIPFNNSTGPERSNLLTIAESRWTEANPDPKAFYPRLAYGNAANRNNAVASTWWVKDISFLRLKSLAFGYNLPDKWVKKIGFRSAQVYGQGFNLIYWSKFKLWDPELNTTNGAIYPNTRNFSLGIEFTL from the coding sequence ATGAGCAAAACAATTGCATGTAAACCTTTTCTCTGCTTACTGCTGTGTTTCAGTCTTCTTGCTGTGGGAGCGACTGCCCAGAACACAATACGGGTAAGCGGTGTGGTGAAGGACAGACTTGACAAAGTTATTTCCGATGTGAGTGTTACCATTCAGGGTAATAACAAAGTCGGCACTACCACCAATGAGAAAGGAGAATTTACTCTCCAGGTATCAGCCAGCGATGTGCTGGTATTTTCTTACGTAGGTTTTATTGAAGTAACCAGGCCGGTAAACAACAATTTCTTCTTTGAGGTGATCATGGATGCCAAACAGGGCAGCCAGGAAGAAGTTGTAGTTGTAGGTTTTGGTAAAGCCAAAAAAGTAAGCCTTGTAGGTGCACAGTCTACAGTAAACGTAACAGAGTTAAAGCAGCCGGTTGCTAATCTCAGTACAGTACTGGCCGGTCGTGTATCAGGTATCGTTGGTGTACAACGTACAGGTTTACCGGGCGAGAACACTGCTGATCTCTGGATCAGGGGTATCTCTACCTTTGGGCCAAACGGTTCAGGTGCTTTGGTTATTATTGATGGTGTACAGGGTCGTGATATCAACTCACTCGACCCTGAAGACATTGCTTCCTTTACAATATTAAAAGATGCATCGGCTACAGCTGTTTATGGTGTGGCAGGTGCAAATGGTGTTATTCTCATCAACACCAAAAAAGGTAAAGCAGCAAAGGCTGTGTTGAAGTTCAACTACAACCAGGGGATTACTGCTTTTACCAAATTGCCTCAATTAACCGGTGCAGAATCTTACATGCGTTTACGCAATGAAGCACGTGTTGCTTCCGGTTTAGCTGCAGAATATTCACAGGCTTATGTTGATTCAACATTAAAAGGCAACCAACCTTACCTGTATCCGAATGTTGACTGGATGAAAGAGATCTTCAACAATTCGGGTGTAACACGTCGTTTTAATTTCAGTGCAAGTGGCGGTGCGGAATTGGCGAACTACTATGTGGCACTTGCTTATTACGATGAAGAAAGTTTGCTGAAGTCAGATGGCTCGCAGAGTTATGAATCAGATCAACGTTTCAAACGTTACAACTTTACCAGTAACATTAATATGAACTGGACAAAGACCACCAAATTTGATCTTGGTTTGCAAGGTTATATCACCAATTTAAATACACCGGGCTTTAATGCACAACAGGCGTTCAGAGAAGTGATGCAAACAACACCTATTCTCTATCCCGTAATGTATCCGGGAAATTTAGTGCCGGGTATCAATGCCGCAAATGCTCAACGTAACCCTTACGAAGAAATTACGCAAACAGGTTATATAAACAACTCAAGTAACCAGGTATATTCAAATGCAAAGATCACACAGGATCTGAAAGCGATATTACCCGGATTATCAGCCTATGCGTTGTATTCGTTCGATGCGTTTAACTCACAAACTATCAGCCGCACACGCCAGCGTAATACGTATAAAATAAATCCTGTTACTCCTTACAATCCTGATGGCTCTGTTAATCTGTTGCCTGTTATTACTTCAGGTTCTGATAACCTTGCCTATAGCAGAGCAAATGGTGGTAACAGATCATACTACCTTGAAGCAGCGTTGAACTATGACCGTGAGTTTAAAAAAGAACATCGTGTAACAGGATTGGTCCTTTACAACCAACGTTCATATATTGATGCGTTTGCAGCTAATTTAACAGCTTCGCTTCCTTTTAGAAGTATGGGTGTTGCCGGACGTGGTACATACTCATTCCAGGAGAAATATTTTGCTGAAGTAAACTTCGGTTACAACGGTTCTGAAAACTTTGCACCAGAAAAACGTTTCGGTTTCTTCCCTTCCATTGGTGTGGGTTGGGTAGTATCAAGAGAGAAATTCTTTGAGCCATTGGAAGGCGTATTTCAATTCTTTAAACTTCGTTACTCGGATGGTTTAGTAGGTTCCGGTGCTGGTGGTCGTCGTTTTGGTTTCTTAACGATAGTAACAGATGGTGCAGCCGGTTATACATGGGGTAATGGCACAAGCAACCAAGGCAGTGGTGGCGGTGTACAGATACAGGATTATGGTGCACCCGTGCAATGGTCTAAATCACGCAAACAGGATCTTGGTATCGAATTTAAAACACTCGATTCAAGATTATCGATCATTCTCGATTTCTTTAAAGAACACAGAACAGGTGTATTCCTTCAAAGAGCAAGCCTTCCTTCTTATGTTGGTTTGAATAATAATCCATTTGGCAACCTTGGCGTTATTAACAATGCAGGTTTCGACGCAACAGTTGAAACCACACCGTTCTACTGGGGCGAAACCAAATGGGATTTCAGAGGAACAGTTACGTATAACCGTGATATGATCATGGAAAATGATCAACCGGTACAACCATATCCTTACATGGAAAGAAGAGGTTACAATGCGCTTTCAACTTATGGTTATACAGCACTTGGACTCTTTACAGATCAACGTGAAATTGATAACGCAGCTGATCAAACGCCATTAGGTGGCAAACCAAGACCGGGTGATATCCGTTACAAGGATCTCAACAGTGATGGGTTGATCAACAACCTCGACATCAGTCGAATTGGTAATGGTGATGTGCCAAACTGGATCTATGGTTTTGGTTTTAATGTTGAATTCAAACGTTTCTATTTAGGTGCATTCTTCCAGGGTGTTAGCGGTGCTGATCGTTTGTTGGGTGGCGATGGTATTATTCCATTTAACAACAGCACTGGTCCGGAACGAAGCAATTTGCTTACGATCGCTGAAAGCAGATGGACAGAAGCAAACCCTGATCCAAAAGCATTCTATCCACGTCTTGCGTATGGTAATGCAGCAAACAGGAACAATGCAGTTGCAAGCACATGGTGGGTAAAAGATATTTCATTTCTCCGTTTAAAGAGTCTTGCGTTTGGCTACAACTTACCTGATAAATGGGTTAAGAAAATTGGATTTAGAAGTGCACAAGTATACGGACAAGGTTTCAATCTTATTTACTGGAGCAAGTTCAAGTTGTGGGATCCTGAACTCAACACGACAAATGGTGCGATCTATCCCAACACCAGAAACTTCTCTTTAGGTATTGAGTTTACCTTATAA
- a CDS encoding RagB/SusD family nutrient uptake outer membrane protein, whose protein sequence is MKKILSISLIMALVSLGSCKKYLDTVPDNILTIDDVFKTRTNVIRYIGNIYQAMPNEFNQRFSGFENSGNWTGASDEGKYTWDFNYSTNINKSAWANTDGSISTYWDSYYRAIRNATDFIQRIDGATPEISIGEKTILKGEARALRAFYYYQLLRIYGPVVILGEEVIPVAATPDEVNKPRSTFDECISFVVDQLDKAYTELPVSSAVAGKFTKGVVKAYKVQALMLSASPLFNGNTDYALMKNDDGKHLINQTYDAGKWTKAATAAKEFINEFAPGTYDLFRVSDANPFKAAYLSSRDVIMQSWNKEWIFGRSNSRYDIIRYDRTPFHAGYASQRGAGANGATQAQVDAYFMANGKPITDPTSGYTATGFSSFQAPYDNTTRSTFNQWVNREPRFYVGITYTNSVWLYPDQNTGNLIVTNMEFSGNSGLAQSTSDVTPTGYIIRKGVANTDDARGNLYLRLAQIYLDYAEALNESTPADADILKYLNFIRERAGIPQYGAGVNPLPVPATQAEMRAAIRAERRVELAFENVRYFETRRWKIAEQTDAGPFYGMDRTKNGTAFYTKTLLETRVFRKRDYLFPIPANEVLRNPLIKQNTGW, encoded by the coding sequence ATGAAAAAAATACTTTCTATATCTCTGATCATGGCTCTTGTATCACTTGGGTCATGTAAAAAATACCTGGATACGGTACCTGATAATATTCTCACCATTGATGATGTGTTTAAAACACGTACCAATGTGATACGCTATATCGGTAATATATACCAGGCAATGCCAAATGAATTTAACCAGCGTTTCTCGGGATTTGAAAATTCCGGTAACTGGACAGGCGCTTCGGATGAAGGAAAATACACATGGGATTTTAATTACAGTACCAATATCAATAAAAGTGCATGGGCCAATACTGATGGAAGCATTTCAACCTATTGGGACAGTTATTACAGAGCAATACGGAATGCTACCGATTTTATTCAACGCATTGATGGTGCTACACCTGAGATCAGTATTGGTGAAAAAACGATCCTGAAAGGTGAAGCAAGAGCATTAAGAGCATTTTACTATTATCAATTGCTGCGCATTTATGGCCCGGTTGTTATTTTGGGTGAGGAGGTAATTCCTGTTGCAGCAACACCTGATGAAGTAAACAAACCACGTTCAACATTTGATGAGTGTATCAGTTTTGTAGTTGATCAGTTGGATAAAGCTTATACTGAATTACCGGTTAGCTCGGCAGTTGCTGGAAAGTTTACAAAAGGCGTTGTAAAAGCATACAAAGTACAGGCATTGATGTTGTCTGCGAGTCCGCTATTCAATGGTAATACTGATTATGCTTTGATGAAAAACGATGATGGCAAACATCTCATCAACCAAACATACGATGCAGGCAAATGGACGAAAGCCGCAACTGCAGCAAAAGAATTTATCAATGAATTTGCTCCCGGTACGTATGATCTGTTTAGAGTTTCTGATGCAAATCCGTTTAAAGCAGCTTACTTATCATCCCGTGATGTGATCATGCAGAGCTGGAATAAAGAATGGATCTTTGGTCGCTCCAATTCACGTTATGATATTATCCGTTATGATCGCACGCCATTCCATGCCGGTTATGCAAGTCAGCGTGGAGCAGGTGCTAACGGTGCCACACAGGCGCAGGTAGATGCTTACTTCATGGCAAACGGCAAACCTATTACTGATCCTACGTCAGGTTATACAGCAACTGGTTTCAGCAGTTTCCAGGCACCGTATGATAATACCACACGTTCAACCTTTAATCAATGGGTAAACCGTGAGCCTCGTTTTTATGTAGGCATTACTTATACCAATAGCGTATGGTTATATCCTGATCAGAATACCGGCAACCTCATTGTTACCAATATGGAATTTTCTGGTAACTCAGGTCTTGCACAAAGCACATCGGATGTTACGCCAACAGGTTATATCATTCGTAAAGGTGTTGCCAATACAGATGATGCAAGGGGTAATTTGTATTTGCGTTTAGCGCAGATCTATCTTGATTATGCAGAAGCGTTGAATGAATCAACTCCGGCTGATGCAGATATCTTAAAGTATCTCAATTTCATTCGTGAACGTGCAGGCATACCGCAATATGGAGCTGGTGTAAATCCATTGCCTGTCCCTGCAACACAAGCTGAAATGCGTGCGGCAATCCGTGCAGAAAGAAGAGTAGAACTGGCATTTGAAAATGTTCGCTACTTCGAAACAAGAAGATGGAAGATCGCCGAACAAACAGATGCAGGTCCGTTTTATGGTATGGATCGTACAAAAAACGGCACAGCATTTTACACAAAAACGTTGTTGGAAACAAGAGTATTCCGCAAAAGAGATTACCTGTTCCCGATTCCGGCAAACGAAGTATTGCGTAATCCGCTTATCAAACAAAATACAGGTTGGTAA